One genomic region from Ptychodera flava strain L36383 chromosome 5, AS_Pfla_20210202, whole genome shotgun sequence encodes:
- the LOC139133834 gene encoding trifunctional enzyme subunit beta, mitochondrial-like, whose translation MALLGSCKRLSVLSNFTNVARITSCKALSTSASYNAKSKKTLAKKDVKNIVLVEGVRTPFLMSGTDYANLMPHDLAKRALEGLANRTKLDKDLVEYIVFGTVIQEVKTSNIAREAALSAGFKQKTPCHTVTMACISSNQAITSAMGMVAMGQADVAIAGGIEFMSDVPIRHSRQMRKFMLGLGKAKTAGAKLALASKHLSMKALAPELPAVAEFSTNETMGHSADRLCAAFGITRNEQDEFAMRSHSLADKATKEGLLTDRLDYLVPGRNKPVTRDNGIRVSTPQQMGKLKPAFIKPHGTITAANASFLTDGASACLIMTEEKAKELGYKPIAYLRDFVYVAQDPKDQLLLGPAYATPAVLKRAGLQMSDIDVFEYHEAFAGQILSNLKAMDSDFFAQNYMGRQTKVGTPPMDKLNLWGGSLSLGHPFGATGVRLVTTAANRLHKEDGQFALVAACAAGGHGHGAVIERYPS comes from the exons ATGGCGCTTTTGGGTTCCTGCAAGCGACTGTCTGTCCTCTCAAATTTTACGAACGTTGCTAGAATAA CAAGCTGCAAGGCACTGAGCACGAGTGCCAGTTACAATGCCAagtcaaagaaaactcttgcaAAGAAAGATGTGAAAAACATAGTCCTTGTTGAAGGTGTGAGGACACCCTTCTTGATGTCAGGCACTGA CTATGCCAACCTAATGCCCCATGATTTGGCAAAGAGAGCACTAGA GGGCTTAGCCAATCGCACTAAACTAGACAAAG ATTTAGTTGAGTACATTGTATTTGGCACTGTGATTCAGGAGGTGAAGACAAGTAACATAGCAAGAGAA GCTGCTCTGAGTGCAGGGTTTAAACAGAAGACACCATGTCATACCGTCACCATGGCCTGTATTTCCTCAAATCAAGCAATAACATCAG ctatGGGTATGGttgcaatgggacaagcagacgTGGCCATTGCTGGTGGCATTGAATTCATGTCAGATGTGCCAATTCGACACAGCAGACAGATGAGAAAATTTATGCTTGGACTTGGCAAG GCCAAGACAGCAGGAGCTAAGCTAGCCCTGGCTAGCAAACATCTAAGCATGAAAGCACTAGCGCCTGAACTACCAGCAGTTGCTGAGTTTTCAACCAATGAAACCATGGGCCATTCAGCTGACAGACTGTGTGCTGCATTTGGTATTACTAGGAATGAACAG GATGAATTTGCTATGAGATCACACTCTCTGGCTGACAAAGCCACCAAAGAGGGTCTTCTCACGGACAGACTTGACTATCTGGTACCGGGTAGGAACAAACCAGTGACCAGGGACAACGGTATCAGGGTCTCAACACCACAACAAATGGGTAAATTGAAACCAGCATTTATCAAACCACATGGTACAATCACAGCAGCTAATGCATCTTTTTTG ACTGATGGTGCATCTGCCTGTCTGATTATGACTGAAGAGAAAGCCAAGGAATTGGGATACAAACCAATTGCGTATCTGAGAGACTTTGTCTATGTAGCTCAGGACCCTAAAGATCAGCTGCTGCTTGG ACCTGCATATGCAACACCAGCAGTGTTGAAACGTGCCGGTTTACAAATGTCAGACATTGATGTTTTTGAGTATCATGAAGCTTTTGCCGGACAGATCCTATCAAACCTGAAAGCCATGGATTCAGACTTCTTTGCACAAAACTACATGGGAAGGCAAACAAAG GTTGGCACACCTCCCATGGATAAATTAAACCTATGGGGTGGATCACTGTCCCTGGGACATCCATTTGGTGCCACCGGTGTCAGACTTGTCACAACAGCAGCTAACAGACTCCACAAAGAAGACGGACAGTTTGCATTGGTGGCTGCCTGTGCAGCAGGTGGACAT GGCCATGGTGCTGTCATTGAAAGATATCCATCATAA